One part of the Acidobacteriota bacterium genome encodes these proteins:
- a CDS encoding cobyrinate a,c-diamide synthase: protein MTSGGLGFVSSPPRLVVAGLGGDSGKTLVSLALLRMARGFGLDTRAFKKGPDYIDAAWLTWAAGRPARNLDTFLMGVVRARQSFARHAAGAGLVVIEGNRGLYDGVDAEGTHSTAELAKALDAPVLLVVNARKVTRTIAASVLGCQAFDPDVRIEGVVLNQVNGVRHERIVRDAVESRCGVPVVGVVPRLSDGVLLHSRHLGLVPPPEHGDLTELGQRLVDQIGSRLDLTAIFDLARRAPRVGWTPEPAAHSGQGRGLRIGYVRDSAFSFYYPENLECLEAAGATLVPVSSLTAAVLPAGLHALYIGGGFPETHAATIAANRGFLDDLRQQAQSGLPIYAECGGLMLLAQTLRQTSGVSRMAGVLPCDVELCTAPQGHGYAELVVENPNPFFPVGLPLRGHEFHYSRIVPEPTPVPTVCAVRRGAGCVAGRDGVVVHNVWASYTHLHALSTPEWTLGLLGAARARATSAPETGSGPGPAQRLG from the coding sequence CGCTGCTGCGGATGGCGCGCGGCTTCGGGCTCGACACCCGCGCGTTCAAGAAGGGCCCCGACTACATCGATGCCGCCTGGCTCACGTGGGCAGCCGGCCGGCCGGCACGCAACCTCGATACGTTTCTCATGGGCGTTGTACGGGCCCGCCAGAGCTTTGCGCGGCACGCGGCCGGTGCCGGCCTGGTCGTCATCGAGGGCAACCGGGGACTCTACGACGGTGTGGACGCGGAAGGCACGCACAGCACCGCGGAACTCGCGAAGGCACTCGACGCGCCGGTCCTGCTGGTGGTGAACGCCAGGAAGGTGACGCGGACCATTGCAGCCAGCGTGCTCGGATGTCAGGCTTTCGACCCGGATGTGCGTATCGAAGGAGTCGTGCTGAATCAGGTCAATGGTGTCCGGCACGAACGAATCGTTCGCGACGCCGTCGAATCGCGGTGCGGCGTGCCGGTGGTTGGTGTGGTGCCACGGCTCTCGGATGGCGTTCTGCTTCACAGTCGGCATCTCGGTCTGGTGCCTCCGCCAGAGCATGGAGACCTGACCGAGCTTGGGCAGCGGCTGGTGGATCAGATCGGCTCGCGGCTGGACCTGACGGCCATCTTCGATCTGGCCCGGCGTGCTCCTCGTGTCGGCTGGACGCCGGAGCCGGCAGCCCATTCGGGACAGGGAAGGGGCCTTCGGATTGGCTACGTGCGGGATTCCGCCTTTTCGTTCTACTATCCCGAGAACCTCGAATGCCTTGAAGCCGCCGGCGCCACGCTCGTGCCTGTTTCGAGCCTGACGGCCGCCGTGTTGCCCGCCGGGTTGCACGCCCTCTACATCGGTGGCGGGTTTCCAGAAACGCACGCGGCGACCATCGCGGCGAACCGCGGTTTTCTTGACGACCTGCGACAGCAGGCACAATCGGGTCTGCCTATCTACGCGGAGTGCGGCGGTCTGATGCTGCTCGCCCAGACGCTCCGCCAGACCAGCGGAGTCAGCCGTATGGCCGGGGTGCTGCCGTGTGACGTCGAGTTATGCACGGCGCCGCAAGGACACGGCTACGCGGAGCTGGTGGTGGAAAACCCCAACCCCTTCTTTCCCGTGGGGCTGCCCCTGCGCGGGCACGAGTTTCACTATTCGCGGATCGTGCCCGAGCCCACGCCCGTCCCGACCGTCTGCGCGGTGCGACGAGGGGCCGGCTGCGTCGCGGGCCGCGACGGCGTGGTCGTCCACAACGTCTGGGCCTCGTACACGCACCTGCACGCCCTGTCGACGCCCGAATGGACGTTGGGGTTGCTGGGCGCTGCCCGGGCTCGCGCGACGTCGGCGCCGGAGACAGGATCTGGACCGGGCCCGGCGCAAAGGCTCGGCTGA
- the sat gene encoding sulfate adenylyltransferase → MSKLVPPHGSSKLKPLLLEGKARDEEMKKAKGLKKVPMTSRETGDLIMMGIGAFTPLDGFMGKDDWQGSCDSFSLPSRKGLFWPIPITLSATPALAGSLAIGEEVALWDVETDELMGTMKIEEKYGIDKAHECKQVFHTNDTAHPGVQKVMEQADVNLAGPVKVLSESFFPTMFAGIYQRPAEARSMFEAREWSTVAALQLRNPMHGSHAYLAWVAIEVCDGVYIHQLIGKLKPGDIPADVRVKAIDALVNKYFRKERVIQGGYPMEMRYAGPREALLHAVFRQNFGCSHLIVGRDHAGVGDYYGPFDAQKIFTEIPPDALVLRPLNMDWTFYCYECGSMASMKTCPHSSKAVIDDEGNYKGGARLLLSGTLLRKLMSEGKPVPAEFSKPEVIAVLNEYYNNLEHKVEIKLHGAATGDVKK, encoded by the coding sequence ATGAGCAAGCTGGTACCGCCGCATGGCAGTTCGAAACTGAAACCCCTGCTTCTCGAAGGCAAGGCCAGGGACGAGGAGATGAAGAAAGCGAAGGGCCTCAAGAAGGTCCCGATGACGTCGCGCGAGACCGGCGACCTCATCATGATGGGCATCGGGGCCTTCACCCCGCTTGACGGGTTCATGGGCAAGGACGATTGGCAGGGGAGCTGTGACAGCTTCAGCCTGCCCAGCCGCAAGGGGTTGTTCTGGCCCATCCCGATCACGCTGTCGGCCACGCCTGCGCTTGCCGGTTCGCTGGCGATTGGCGAGGAAGTCGCGCTGTGGGACGTCGAGACCGACGAACTCATGGGCACGATGAAGATCGAGGAGAAGTACGGGATCGACAAGGCCCATGAGTGCAAGCAGGTCTTCCACACCAACGACACCGCCCACCCCGGTGTGCAGAAGGTGATGGAGCAGGCGGACGTCAACCTCGCCGGCCCCGTCAAGGTGCTGTCCGAGTCCTTCTTCCCGACGATGTTCGCAGGGATCTACCAGCGGCCGGCCGAGGCGCGCAGCATGTTCGAGGCGCGCGAGTGGAGTACCGTCGCTGCGCTGCAGCTCCGGAACCCGATGCACGGGTCGCACGCGTATCTCGCGTGGGTCGCCATCGAGGTGTGTGACGGCGTCTACATCCATCAACTGATCGGCAAACTGAAGCCGGGCGACATCCCGGCCGACGTGCGAGTCAAGGCCATTGATGCGCTGGTGAACAAGTACTTCCGCAAGGAGCGCGTCATCCAGGGCGGCTACCCGATGGAGATGCGGTATGCCGGTCCGCGGGAGGCTCTGCTGCACGCCGTGTTCCGTCAGAACTTCGGCTGCTCGCATCTGATTGTCGGTCGCGACCACGCGGGCGTGGGCGACTACTACGGGCCGTTCGACGCCCAGAAGATCTTCACCGAGATCCCGCCGGACGCGCTCGTGCTGCGGCCCCTCAACATGGACTGGACCTTCTACTGCTACGAGTGCGGGTCGATGGCGTCGATGAAGACCTGCCCGCATTCGAGCAAAGCCGTGATCGACGACGAAGGCAACTACAAGGGCGGCGCGCGCCTGCTGCTGTCCGGCACGCTGCTTCGCAAACTGATGAGCGAGGGCAAACCGGTGCCGGCGGAGTTCTCGAAGCCCGAGGTCATCGCCGTGCTGAACGAGTACTACAACAACCTCGAGCACAAGGTCGAGATCAAGCTTCACGGCGCCGCCACCGGCGATGTGAAGAAGTAG
- a CDS encoding respiratory nitrate reductase subunit gamma: MTTLLYAMLCLSAVVCVAATVVRAVGYARAPMHLRWELYPVPHEASDRAAHGGSYFEDSNWWTKPPHFNLRGELTAMFTEMLFLKALREFNLRLWWRSFPFHVGLYLLITTVALLLGTAVATVFVPAWMTGWLGRVVYQVCRATGVGGLVLAMVGAAGLVHRRLTDSDLRMYSTPGDIFNLVAFLVALGVVAAGYAFRPAGSPGALGIVIGLLTWDTTIRVPGLLAAGLLLSALLAAYVPFTHMSHFVGKYFTYHAVRWDDRVNRRGGTIERTLAEYLTYRPTWSAPHVTADGSRSWADIATTNPTKGTKR, from the coding sequence ATGACCACGCTGTTGTATGCCATGTTGTGCCTGTCGGCGGTCGTGTGTGTGGCCGCCACGGTGGTCCGCGCGGTTGGATACGCGCGGGCCCCCATGCACCTGCGGTGGGAACTGTACCCGGTTCCCCACGAGGCGTCCGACCGCGCGGCGCATGGCGGTTCGTACTTCGAGGACTCGAACTGGTGGACCAAGCCTCCCCATTTCAATCTGCGGGGAGAGCTGACGGCCATGTTCACCGAGATGCTGTTCCTGAAGGCACTTCGGGAATTCAATCTCCGGCTGTGGTGGCGGTCCTTCCCCTTCCATGTCGGACTCTACCTCCTGATCACCACCGTCGCGCTCCTCCTGGGGACGGCGGTGGCGACGGTGTTCGTTCCGGCGTGGATGACCGGCTGGCTCGGGCGGGTGGTGTACCAGGTGTGCCGGGCGACAGGCGTCGGTGGCCTGGTTCTGGCCATGGTCGGTGCGGCCGGCCTCGTGCACCGTCGGCTGACCGACAGCGACCTTCGGATGTACTCCACGCCTGGCGACATCTTCAATCTGGTCGCGTTCCTCGTGGCGCTGGGCGTGGTGGCGGCCGGCTACGCTTTCCGGCCCGCGGGGTCGCCTGGCGCGCTCGGGATCGTGATCGGGCTTCTGACCTGGGACACAACCATCCGCGTGCCCGGGCTGCTCGCCGCTGGCCTGCTGCTGTCAGCGCTGCTCGCCGCCTATGTCCCGTTCACCCACATGTCACACTTCGTCGGCAAGTACTTCACGTATCACGCCGTGCGCTGGGACGACCGCGTGAACCGCCGCGGCGGGACGATCGAGCGGACGCTGGCCGAGTACCTGACCTACCGGCCGACGTGGAGTGCGCCCCACGTGACGGCGGACGGCTCGCGGAGCTGGGCCGACATCGCCACGACCAACCCGACGAAGGGGACGAAACGATGA
- a CDS encoding (Fe-S)-binding protein, giving the protein MSRKTRIDLSDMSRRDGEPIGHVDLQDLMPLPAPLDDPARERPWTPLNPQARARYECILDDTCAVSVPKPATKEEETELVRQFLSGLDKLFTRENNWTFLQPLLLSMEHCARCQTCADACHIYEASGRNEIYRPTYRSEIMRRLYFKCVKHGGMISAWQHGDVDVNWPMVARLIELAYRCNLCRRCAQTCPIGVDNGLIAHELRKLFSQEMGIAAKEIHDTGSMLQLKVGSSTGMSAEVVKDNIQFIDEETSERTGITVETPWDVEGAEVLLIHNAGEILAWPENPGAFALILNAAGISWTLSSELAGYDSINYGLWYDDAQFARVAIKHAEAAKKLKVGKIVLGECGHAHKALSVIADRVLTGELNIPRESSMTLLRDIVASGRLKLDPSRNDFPVTLHDPCNMVRLMGVVEPQREIIRAICPKFREMEPHGVDNYCCGGGSGFAIMSGHNFPDWRFHVSGRKKLEQVLNAFGDCLDPSIPKYLCAPCSNCKGQFRDMLAYYDLWEKNRILYGGLVELIVNAMSEVKPGFIEWEWH; this is encoded by the coding sequence ATGAGCCGCAAGACCCGGATTGACCTGTCCGACATGTCGCGTCGCGACGGCGAGCCCATCGGCCACGTGGACCTCCAGGACCTGATGCCGCTGCCTGCGCCGCTCGACGATCCGGCGCGGGAACGGCCGTGGACTCCGCTGAACCCGCAGGCGCGCGCGCGCTACGAGTGCATTCTCGACGACACGTGTGCGGTGAGCGTTCCCAAACCGGCCACGAAAGAGGAAGAGACGGAACTGGTCCGGCAGTTCCTGTCCGGCCTGGACAAGCTGTTCACTCGCGAGAACAACTGGACGTTCCTGCAGCCGCTCCTGCTGAGCATGGAGCACTGCGCCAGGTGTCAGACCTGCGCCGACGCCTGCCACATCTACGAAGCCAGCGGCCGCAACGAGATCTACCGGCCGACGTACCGGTCGGAAATCATGCGCCGGCTGTACTTCAAGTGCGTCAAGCATGGCGGCATGATCTCGGCGTGGCAGCACGGCGACGTCGACGTGAACTGGCCGATGGTGGCCCGCCTCATCGAGTTGGCGTACCGATGCAATCTGTGCCGACGCTGCGCCCAGACCTGCCCGATCGGCGTCGACAACGGATTGATCGCCCACGAACTGCGGAAGCTGTTCAGCCAGGAGATGGGGATCGCGGCCAAGGAGATCCACGACACCGGCTCGATGCTCCAGCTGAAGGTCGGGTCGTCGACGGGGATGTCGGCCGAGGTCGTGAAGGACAACATCCAGTTCATCGATGAAGAGACGTCCGAGCGGACCGGCATCACCGTCGAGACGCCGTGGGATGTGGAAGGTGCCGAAGTGCTCCTGATCCACAACGCGGGCGAGATCCTGGCCTGGCCGGAGAACCCCGGCGCCTTCGCCCTGATCCTGAACGCCGCCGGGATCTCGTGGACCCTGTCGTCGGAACTGGCTGGATACGACTCGATCAACTACGGCCTGTGGTACGACGACGCGCAGTTCGCGCGCGTGGCCATCAAGCACGCCGAGGCCGCGAAGAAGCTGAAGGTCGGGAAGATCGTCCTCGGGGAATGCGGCCACGCCCACAAAGCGCTGTCGGTCATTGCGGATCGCGTTCTGACCGGCGAGCTCAATATCCCGCGCGAAAGTTCCATGACGCTGCTCCGAGACATCGTGGCCAGCGGTCGTCTGAAGCTCGATCCGTCGCGCAACGATTTTCCCGTGACCCTGCACGACCCGTGCAACATGGTACGGCTGATGGGAGTCGTCGAGCCCCAGCGCGAAATCATTCGGGCGATCTGTCCCAAGTTCCGCGAGATGGAGCCGCACGGCGTCGACAACTACTGCTGCGGGGGGGGCAGTGGATTCGCGATCATGAGCGGCCACAACTTCCCGGACTGGCGCTTCCACGTGTCGGGGCGCAAGAAACTCGAACAGGTGCTCAACGCGTTCGGCGACTGTCTCGACCCATCCATTCCGAAGTACCTGTGCGCCCCCTGCTCCAATTGCAAGGGTCAGTTCAGGGACATGCTCGCCTACTACGATCTCTGGGAGAAGAACCGGATCCTGTATGGCGGGCTGGTCGAGCTCATCGTCAATGCGATGAGCGAGGTCAAACCCGGCTTCATCGAGTGGGAGTGGCACTAA
- a CDS encoding porin produces the protein MPGSGHWGAVELAARYTHLDVGPSVFPVLADPAFTVRSVAAVGVALNWHWNRSLKVVLDYEHTRFGGGAAVGNRPAAHMLLGRLPC, from the coding sequence GTGCCGGGCTCAGGTCACTGGGGCGCCGTCGAACTGGCGGCGCGCTATACTCACCTCGACGTCGGTCCGTCCGTCTTTCCGGTTCTCGCAGACCCGGCCTTCACGGTCCGATCGGTTGCGGCCGTTGGCGTGGCGTTGAACTGGCATTGGAACCGGTCGCTGAAGGTCGTGCTGGATTACGAGCACACCCGGTTTGGTGGCGGAGCGGCGGTCGGCAATCGACCTGCCGCGCACATGCTCCTGGGTCGATTGCCATGCTGA
- the hemA gene encoding glutamyl-tRNA reductase, translating to MHVQLLGINHHTAPIELREALAMDGATVQAVLREIRSNGAVSEAVILATCNRTEFYVSAADAVSAEAAMRQMFVRQAGHRGSLVAPHAYLRSGDEACRHLLRVAAGLDSMILGEHQILGQVRGAQTLAQDAETLGPLMHRLWSTAIHTGRRARAETDIGMGAVSVASATVSLAERVLGDLRDRSVLLIGAGDTCRLAARHFADRRPARLVVANRTLARAAAVAEAFGGYAAPLGDVPSLLSSVDVVVSATRAPAFVVTCEMVRRAVAGRGARPLVLVDVAVPRDIEPSAASLDNVVLYPIDAVRTLVDRSLAHRLRQVPRVEAIVEEECGKLMAWTRGQGAASVVRELADRFERVRAEEVGRNLKHFHPDEKASIDRMTKTLINRLLRPPITQLTSGTLPPSVESARLELLRELFALEPAPSALGVGNGTS from the coding sequence ATGCACGTGCAGCTGCTCGGCATCAACCATCACACCGCTCCGATCGAACTGCGGGAGGCGCTGGCGATGGATGGCGCCACCGTGCAGGCCGTCCTGCGCGAGATTCGGAGCAACGGGGCCGTCAGTGAAGCCGTCATCCTTGCCACGTGCAATCGAACGGAGTTCTACGTGAGTGCCGCCGACGCGGTTTCGGCGGAGGCCGCGATGCGCCAGATGTTCGTCAGACAGGCGGGCCACCGGGGCTCGCTCGTCGCGCCACACGCGTACCTGCGGAGCGGCGACGAGGCCTGCCGCCACCTGCTGCGCGTGGCGGCCGGGCTCGACTCGATGATCCTTGGCGAGCATCAGATTCTGGGCCAGGTCCGCGGAGCACAAACCCTGGCGCAGGATGCCGAGACCCTTGGACCGCTGATGCACCGGCTGTGGTCGACCGCCATTCACACCGGCAGACGGGCCCGGGCCGAGACCGACATCGGGATGGGAGCCGTGTCGGTCGCGTCGGCGACGGTGAGTCTGGCCGAACGCGTGCTGGGCGATCTGAGAGACCGGTCAGTACTGCTGATCGGGGCCGGCGACACCTGCCGCCTGGCGGCGCGACACTTCGCCGACCGGCGTCCCGCCCGTCTGGTGGTGGCCAATCGGACACTGGCGCGAGCCGCCGCCGTGGCCGAGGCGTTCGGTGGGTATGCGGCGCCGCTTGGCGACGTTCCATCCTTGCTCTCGTCAGTCGATGTCGTCGTGTCCGCCACGCGTGCGCCCGCGTTCGTGGTGACGTGTGAGATGGTGCGCCGCGCCGTCGCCGGGCGCGGCGCCAGACCTCTCGTCCTGGTGGATGTGGCCGTACCCCGCGATATCGAGCCATCGGCGGCGAGCCTCGACAACGTCGTCCTGTATCCCATCGATGCGGTTCGCACCCTGGTCGACCGGAGCTTGGCTCATCGGCTGCGCCAGGTGCCGCGCGTTGAAGCCATCGTCGAGGAGGAGTGTGGAAAGCTGATGGCGTGGACGAGAGGGCAGGGAGCCGCGTCGGTCGTGCGCGAGCTTGCTGACCGCTTCGAACGCGTGCGCGCCGAGGAGGTGGGCCGCAACCTGAAGCACTTCCACCCGGATGAGAAAGCCTCCATCGATCGGATGACCAAGACGCTCATCAACCGGCTGCTCCGTCCGCCCATCACCCAATTGACGTCAGGCACGCTCCCGCCGTCTGTCGAGTCGGCCCGCCTGGAGCTGCTGCGGGAGCTGTTCGCGCTGGAACCGGCTCCCTCCGCGCTTGGGGTCGGCAATGGGACTTCCTGA
- the hemC gene encoding hydroxymethylbilane synthase yields MGLPDAGAPIRIGSRGSDLALKQAAEVSDHLRIHGPGIVVEHVVIQTHGDRVLDVPLARVGGKGLFTKELDDALLAGTIDLAVHSLKDVPTACPAGLTVTVVLAREDPRDVLVTASGATLETLPPGARIGTSSLRRRAQLLERRPDIRVLDARGNVTTRLAKLDRGEFDALVLARAGLVRLGLTDRIAQVIAPDVIVPAVGQGALAAQSRAADARVSRLLCLLDHRPTRLATLAERALLARLGGGCQVPIGAFGTWRDGVLALTAIVADIDGRGSVRGRERASVDCESDAADAGTRLADRLLGDGARALLDRARAALGTTGGDQP; encoded by the coding sequence ATGGGACTTCCTGACGCGGGCGCTCCGATTCGAATTGGCTCGCGGGGCAGTGACCTCGCGTTGAAGCAGGCGGCGGAGGTGTCCGACCATCTCCGCATCCACGGGCCCGGGATTGTGGTCGAGCACGTCGTCATCCAGACCCACGGCGACCGCGTGCTCGACGTGCCCCTCGCAAGGGTGGGGGGCAAAGGGCTCTTCACCAAGGAACTCGACGACGCGCTTCTGGCCGGCACGATCGATCTCGCTGTGCACAGCTTGAAGGACGTGCCGACCGCCTGCCCGGCCGGCCTCACCGTCACCGTGGTGCTGGCCCGGGAAGACCCCCGCGACGTCCTGGTCACCGCATCGGGCGCCACGCTCGAGACGCTGCCGCCAGGCGCGCGCATCGGAACCTCGTCGCTCCGCCGCCGCGCCCAACTGCTCGAGCGGCGTCCCGACATCAGGGTGCTCGATGCGCGGGGCAACGTCACGACCCGACTGGCCAAGCTCGACCGCGGCGAGTTCGATGCCCTCGTGCTCGCCCGGGCCGGCCTCGTTCGCCTCGGGCTCACCGATCGCATTGCGCAGGTGATTGCGCCAGACGTGATCGTGCCAGCCGTCGGCCAGGGGGCGCTGGCAGCGCAATCGCGCGCCGCCGATGCCCGTGTAAGTCGCCTGTTGTGCCTGCTCGATCACCGCCCCACGCGCCTCGCGACGTTGGCCGAACGCGCGCTTCTCGCACGGCTCGGGGGCGGATGCCAGGTCCCAATCGGTGCCTTCGGCACATGGCGGGACGGGGTGCTGGCATTGACGGCGATCGTCGCCGACATTGACGGCCGCGGATCGGTGCGTGGACGCGAAAGAGCGTCGGTCGATTGCGAGAGCGATGCGGCCGACGCGGGCACGCGGCTGGCCGACCGCCTGCTGGGGGACGGGGCCCGCGCGTTGCTCGATCGCGCGCGCGCCGCGCTCGGAACCACGGGCGGGGACCAGCCATGA
- a CDS encoding uroporphyrinogen-III synthase, which translates to MTSAARERVVIVTQDDGAGSRLSALLAANGVRVWSVPVIVFEVVPDQLPIEQALARLGEVDWVVFTSARAAGIVCARPEWRGWQWSTAAAPRVAAVGPVTRGAVASSGAPVALCPANGGADELARAIIEIDGGTLAGKTVLWPRSAIARSTLRDLLVAAHARIIDPIAYTTRAVLPAGMVDVVRELEAGRVDAVTFLSPSSAEAFAAALGTTTLSSLAGRTVVASVGPTTTAALVGLGAPPAVEAANRTSDGLAAVLLGRFDPDRGAS; encoded by the coding sequence ATGACCTCCGCCGCCCGGGAACGTGTCGTCATTGTCACGCAGGACGATGGCGCCGGTTCCCGCCTGTCTGCGCTTCTTGCCGCCAATGGCGTCCGGGTATGGTCGGTTCCGGTCATCGTCTTCGAAGTCGTGCCGGACCAACTCCCGATCGAGCAGGCGCTGGCACGGCTGGGGGAGGTCGACTGGGTCGTGTTTACAAGTGCCAGAGCGGCCGGGATCGTCTGTGCGCGGCCGGAGTGGCGCGGCTGGCAGTGGTCGACCGCTGCCGCTCCGCGCGTCGCGGCTGTCGGACCCGTGACCCGCGGGGCGGTCGCCTCGAGCGGCGCCCCCGTCGCGCTCTGTCCGGCCAACGGCGGCGCCGACGAGTTGGCACGCGCCATCATTGAGATTGATGGCGGCACACTGGCCGGGAAGACCGTGCTCTGGCCCCGATCCGCCATCGCTCGGTCCACGCTGCGCGACTTGCTGGTCGCGGCCCACGCGCGGATCATCGATCCGATCGCGTATACCACCAGGGCGGTTCTGCCAGCCGGCATGGTGGATGTCGTGCGCGAACTCGAGGCCGGACGCGTCGATGCCGTGACGTTCCTGTCGCCGTCGAGTGCCGAGGCTTTCGCCGCAGCGCTTGGGACGACGACCCTGTCCAGTCTCGCCGGCCGCACGGTCGTGGCCAGCGTCGGACCCACGACGACGGCCGCGCTTGTCGGGCTGGGCGCTCCGCCAGCCGTGGAAGCCGCGAACCGGACCAGTGATGGCCTGGCCGCGGTCCTGTTAGGCCGCTTCGATCCCGATCGGGGAGCCTCGTGA
- the chrA gene encoding chromate efflux transporter, with translation MDRLVGMTPTIADPSNPAASVAAAPSLAALFLAFLRLGATAFGGPAMVAYIKDLAVARRGWLAEADFQDGVALCQTIPGATAMQTTAYVGLRTRGVPGGVIAYVAFGLPAFGLMVGLTALYLHTRAWPVTISMFLGLTAVVVALTANAACTFASSSITNWRGAALAAAATVALTIRINPILVIAGCGIVGAGLLRGGNTERTSRGDLSRHRDVLYPTLALAVAAGGAVALLFWMDRQLFELAVTMIRVDLLAFGGGFASVPLMQHEVAEVRGWMPVRTFMDGIALGQVTPGPIVITATFVGYLCRGIPGAVVATMGIFSPSFLMVALIMPHFDRLQRLAIFRGATRGALLSFVGLLAAVTVRFGLATSWTIRTAILALVAFVALRLRIDVLWVVLGGVFVSLLPAW, from the coding sequence ATGGATCGCCTGGTCGGGATGACGCCCACCATCGCCGATCCTTCCAATCCCGCCGCGTCGGTCGCTGCGGCCCCGTCGCTGGCGGCTCTGTTCCTCGCGTTTCTTCGCCTGGGTGCGACCGCGTTCGGTGGACCCGCGATGGTGGCCTACATCAAGGACCTGGCGGTCGCCAGACGGGGGTGGCTCGCCGAGGCCGACTTTCAGGACGGCGTGGCCTTGTGCCAGACCATTCCAGGGGCTACCGCGATGCAGACGACAGCCTACGTGGGGTTGCGTACGCGTGGTGTTCCAGGTGGCGTGATCGCATATGTGGCCTTCGGTCTTCCCGCATTCGGCCTGATGGTGGGGCTGACTGCCTTGTACCTTCACACCCGCGCATGGCCAGTCACGATCAGCATGTTCCTCGGACTGACGGCGGTCGTGGTCGCGCTCACCGCGAACGCCGCCTGCACTTTCGCCAGCAGTTCCATCACGAACTGGCGCGGCGCGGCGCTGGCTGCCGCTGCGACCGTGGCGCTCACCATCCGAATCAATCCAATTCTCGTCATCGCCGGCTGCGGAATCGTCGGCGCCGGGCTGTTGAGAGGCGGCAACACCGAGCGCACGTCTCGAGGTGACTTGTCCCGCCATCGGGATGTCCTCTACCCGACGCTGGCGCTCGCAGTCGCCGCTGGTGGCGCGGTGGCACTGCTCTTCTGGATGGACCGTCAGTTGTTCGAGCTGGCGGTGACGATGATCCGGGTGGATCTTCTGGCGTTCGGCGGTGGCTTTGCGTCGGTGCCGTTGATGCAGCACGAAGTGGCGGAAGTCCGCGGCTGGATGCCCGTGCGGACGTTCATGGACGGCATTGCGCTCGGACAGGTGACGCCTGGCCCGATCGTCATCACCGCGACCTTCGTGGGCTACCTCTGCCGCGGGATTCCCGGGGCCGTTGTCGCGACGATGGGCATCTTCTCGCCGTCCTTTCTCATGGTGGCGCTCATCATGCCTCACTTCGACAGGCTCCAGCGCCTCGCCATTTTCCGGGGCGCGACCCGTGGCGCGTTGTTGTCGTTTGTCGGATTGTTGGCCGCCGTGACGGTCCGATTCGGGCTCGCGACCTCGTGGACGATCAGGACCGCGATACTGGCATTGGTCGCGTTCGTCGCCCTCCGTCTCAGAATAGACGTCTTGTGGGTTGTCCTGGGCGGAGTCTTCGTGTCTCTGTTGCCTGCGTGGTAG
- the hemB gene encoding porphobilinogen synthase, whose protein sequence is MSFPTQRPRRLRRTDTIRRLVRETQLSPANLIEPLFVCTGEGVRRPIAAMPGCFQLSVDELVAQCRDLQALGISGVILFGLPDAKDPDGAAAADPQGPVATALKALRCEYPSLSLWADVCLCEYTDHGHCGPLSAGPDGRVDVDNDRALPRLADAALAYATAGADVVAPSDMMDGRVGAIRDALDRVGRTDIIIVSYAAKYASGFYGPFRDAAGSAPAFGDRRGYQMDPANGREALREVAFDLEEGADIVMVKPALAYLDVVYQVKTRFEVPVAAYNVSGEYAMIKAAAANGWLDESRIMLETLFCIRRAGADIILTYFAKAAARALA, encoded by the coding sequence ATGAGCTTTCCGACGCAACGTCCCCGTCGCCTCCGCCGAACCGATACGATACGGCGGCTCGTTCGCGAAACGCAACTGAGCCCCGCAAACCTGATTGAGCCTCTGTTTGTGTGCACCGGTGAAGGCGTACGGCGCCCGATCGCCGCGATGCCGGGTTGTTTCCAGTTGAGCGTCGACGAACTGGTCGCCCAGTGCCGCGATCTCCAGGCCCTGGGGATCTCGGGCGTCATCCTGTTTGGTCTTCCTGATGCCAAGGATCCTGATGGGGCGGCGGCCGCCGACCCTCAGGGGCCGGTGGCCACTGCGCTCAAGGCGCTGCGGTGTGAGTACCCCTCGCTGTCATTGTGGGCCGATGTCTGCTTGTGTGAGTACACGGACCACGGCCACTGCGGACCGCTCAGCGCCGGGCCGGACGGTAGAGTCGATGTGGACAACGATCGGGCCCTGCCGCGCCTGGCCGATGCGGCCCTGGCCTATGCGACGGCGGGGGCCGATGTCGTGGCTCCGTCCGACATGATGGACGGCCGCGTGGGGGCGATTCGTGACGCCCTCGATCGAGTCGGCCGTACCGACATTATCATCGTCTCGTACGCCGCGAAGTACGCGTCGGGGTTCTACGGACCGTTTCGTGATGCGGCCGGATCGGCCCCCGCTTTTGGTGACCGCCGGGGCTATCAGATGGATCCGGCCAACGGCCGTGAGGCTCTGCGGGAGGTTGCGTTCGATCTCGAAGAAGGGGCGGACATCGTCATGGTCAAACCTGCCCTCGCGTACCTGGACGTCGTATACCAGGTCAAGACGCGTTTCGAAGTTCCCGTTGCGGCGTACAACGTCTCGGGTGAATACGCGATGATCAAAGCGGCGGCAGCCAATGGCTGGCTCGACGAAAGCCGGATCATGCTCGAGACGCTGTTCTGCATTCGCCGGGCCGGGGCCGACATCATCCTGACCTATTTCGCCAAGGCCGCCGCACGGGCGCTGGCCTGA